The following coding sequences lie in one Chanos chanos chromosome 4, fChaCha1.1, whole genome shotgun sequence genomic window:
- the arfgef3 gene encoding brefeldin A-inhibited guanine nucleotide-exchange protein 3, with translation MEEILRKLQREASGGKYRPIRDACVLAYETFETESGSVKISPSKLRERCLFPLQLALESKNIKLAQMALTGMQKMLCEDCFVSMETEEPEVQLLSQMLMALRVTPALHEDLQVEVMKVLLCITYSSTFRINGENILRIAELCIQTYVSSCHQRSTNTAVRATLSQILGDLTLQLHHRQENPVNGDVCSVFVDISPSAEALSDEVIAVLTVFCNKLEAANNENQLLQLLYLECILSMLSSCPPAMHLHTGFTDLIWKKLCPTLVVIMGNPMNDKTISSTHGGAVQEPDSALVSGVLDQGRGSGCSSSAPAMIGPVIRTICYVAADLVRLVGCMESMKPVLQSLYHRILLYPPPQHRVEAIKIMKEILGSPQRLFDLAGPCSVEPESRKRSFSKRKSHLDLLKLVMDGVTEACVKGGIEACYSSVSCACALLGSLDELSQGRGLQPDQARMLLRRLDELKEGAEITRESVELNEADFRWQRRVLSAESAAWEPGISDRSPDISISVTTDTGQTTLEGEVGQTTPEECGEEPRLPSPSSCGTGAPPDPPPCVRETGPEASAGVPPDVVQRSHALAYPDITNFLSVESRARSHGSRYSESNFSVDEQELSRTEFDSCDQYSMAAEKDSGRSDVSDVGSDNCSLADEDQTPRECMGHRSLRTAALSLKLLRNQEADQQSARFFVQSLASLVPRLLGMASPTEVDVCLQNFSSSFCSGMQGELVHSPGVEGSENLSCQALMNADGLYLVSYYALLLNLKLCCWDFYHRKPMPPVISLKEFVRQIQSSGVLVVLSQAWIEELYNQVLERNLLGEAGYWGSPDDHSLPLITMLTDIDGLGSSAIGGQLIRKASTHSSFSSDKINNDILTAGTVFARYILTGCWRNLIDTLSTPLTGRMAGSSKGLAFILGAEGMKEQNQRERDTICLSLDGLRKAAALSCTLGVAANCASALAQMAAASCVQDEKEEREIREPGDAITQVKQRVEQRLEQMGLSQGVRLHTAHVLCMDAILNVGLEMGSHNQDCWPHVFRVVEYVSSLEHMHFSDGSSQPPIAITQAQQAVDLGLEFSGEPSTADLELGLSQPVIQPVSIQELLRESSRSKGFELQGSSLLTGTSAAKAVCMLSTQADRLFEDAACKLNLVGLVGFLHQLRKASQSQLFDSVTETGDYSLAMPGEAKSTQDRRSALHLFRLGETMLRIAKNKSQPLLHMMRAWSVVAPHLVEAACHKERHVSQKAVSFIHDVLLEVLTSWAELPHFHVNEALFRPFEHIMQLELCDEDVQDQVITSIGELVEMCAPQIQSGWRPLFSALRTVHGNKSDMKDYLMGEYSMGKSQAPVFDVFEAFINTDNIQVFANAATDYIMCLMKFVKGLGEGDYKEIGDCVHMSGYSSTDLCLPALDYLRRCSQLLANIYKMPSKPVFLGARLASLPTRAQERSAGSDEGMESVLAEFDDATGLIQVWTLLLEQLTAAVSNCPRQHQPPTLELLFELLRDITKVPGPGFAIFSVVQLLLPVMSLWLQRSHGDHSYWDVAAANFKHAIGLSCELVVEHIQNFIHSDIGYESLINLMLKDLLKLLVACVAEPAETISRVGCSCIRYVLVTAGPVFTEEMWRLACSSLQEAFSATLEPVKNLLACFHSGSDSFTGDACEVKVAAPSHSASAEAEYWRIRAMAQQVFMMDTQCSPKTPSSREGFEHAQSCVLIIELPSDQKANGHTQKRIPFRTIVVSLLSHQVLLQNLYDILLEEFRRGSGGGEGEDAERVMPVGEVKPMGFLNYISMQNLAIIFDLLLDSYRTARDFDTRPGLKYLLMRVSGVCGAANLYRQSAMSFTIYFQALLCAMLNNQEGITVEQVKKILSEEEEGSSDSSQPCSSEDEDIFEETAQVSPPRGREKRQWRAALPSLSTQPASGMDWAWLIKRLHKLCMDLCNNYIQMHLDMESGADEPPAALLRTDPLYFLPLFPSETSTPSPGGPSAHGTPLEDGPRPPATGSPSEEAHGPGADGPPALRGGERRDPGRKKDWWESAGNRLYTIATDRTISKLMTQYKKRKQHQSQSGFGKEAKAGQKGTETGSLRGLGSPAPQRPQQLLEQQGPMRHSFSAGPEVLRQDKRPRSGSTASSNNISLRDSEAQIQAWTNMVLTILNQIQLLPDQTFVALQPAVFPCISQLTCHVTDARVRQALREWLGRVGRVYDITL, from the exons ATGGtgatgtctgctctgtgtttgtagaTATCTCTCCGTCTGCTGAGGCCCTGTCTGATGAGGTCATCGCtgtgctgactgttttctgCAATAAACTGGAAGCTGCAAATAA TGAGAATCAGCTGCTCCAGTTGCTTTACCTGGAGTGTATCCTGTCTATGCTGAGCAGCTGTCCTCCAGCCATGCACCTGCACACTGGCTTCACAGACCTGATCTG GAAGAAGTTGTGTCCAACACTGGTGGTGATTATGGGAAATCCCATGAACGATAAGACTATTAGCTCCACCCACGGAGGGGCGGTCCAGGAGCCGGACAGCGCTTTAGTCTCAGGGGTATTGGATCAGGGCAGAGGCTCCGGCTGCTCCTCCAGCGCTCCGGCCATGATCGGACCGGTTATCCGCACCATCTGCTATGTGGCAGCTGATCTGGTGCGTCTGGTGGGTTGCATGGAGTCCATGAAGCCTGTCCTGCAGTCTCTATACCATCGCATTCTGCTCTAcccacctccacaacacaggGTGGAGGCCATCAAAATCATGAAGGAG ATCTTGGGAAGCCCCCAGCGCCTCTTTGACCTGGCTGGTCCATGTTCTGTTGAGCCAGAGTCCAGGAAGAGATCTTTCTCCAAGAGGAAGTCTCATCTGGACCTCCTCAAACT GGTCATGGATGGCGTGACGGAGGCCTGTGTGAAGGGAGGAATCGAGGCTTGctattcctctgtctcctgtgcGTGTGCCTTATTAGGGTCTCTGGATGAACTGAGCCAGGGCCGTGGCCTGCAGCCGGACCAGGCCAGAATGTTGCTGCGGCGATTGGATGAGCTCAAGGAAGGAGCGGAGATTACCCGGGAGTCAGTAGAACTTAACGAGGCAGATTTCCGTTGGCAACGGCGTGTGCTGTCAGCCGAAAGCGCGGCGTGGGAGCCAGGCATTAGCGACCGCAGTCCTGACATTAGCATCAGTGTGACGACAGACACGGGGCAAACCACACTGGAGGGGGAGGTGGGACAGACCACTCCGGAGGAGTGCGGGGAGGAACCTCGCTTGCCGTCTCCCTCGTCTTGTGGTACAGGGGCGCCTCCGGACCCCCCGCCCTGTGTGAGGGAAACTGGACCAGAAGCTTCTGCGGGGGTCCCCCCGGATGTCGTCCAGCGTAGCCACGCCCTGGCCTACCCAGACATCACCAACTTCCTGTCGGTGGAGTCTCGAGCCCGTTCGCACGGCTCACGCTACAGTGAAAGTAACTTCAGCGTGGACGAGCAGGAGCTGTCCCGCACAGAGTTCGACTCCTGCGACCAGTACTCCATGGCTGCCGAGAAAGACTCCGGCCGCTCGGACGTGTCCGACGTCGGCTCTGACAACTGCTCGTTGGCCGACGAGGATCAGACGCCCAGGGAGTGCATGGGGCACAGGTCTCTGCGCACTGCCGCACTGTCTCTCAAACTGCTGAGGAATCAGGAGGCAGACCAGCAGAGCGCACGGTTCTTTGTCCAGTCTCTGGCCAGTCTGGTCCCACGCCTGCTGGGAATGGCCAGCCCCACAGAGGTGGACGTCTGCCTTCAGAACTTCTCATCCTCATTCTGCTCCGGCATGCAAGGTGAGTTAGTGCAT TCACCCGGGGTGGAGGGCAGTGAGAATCTCAGCTGTCAGGCGCTGATGAATGCAGACGGTCTCTATCTGGTCTCATATTACGCCCTTCTCCTCAACCTTAAACTGTGCTGCTGGGACTTCTACCACAGAAAACCCATGCCTCCAGTCATCAGTCTG AAGGAGTTTGTTCGTCAGATTCAGAGCAGCGGTGTACTGGTGGTTCTGTCCCAGGCCTGGATAGAGGAACTGTACAATCAGGTACTGGAGAGGAACCTGCTAGGAGAGGCCGGGTACTGGGGTTCCCCTGATGACCACTCTCTGCCCCTTATCACCATGCTCACAG ACATCGACGGTCTGGGAAGCAGTGCCATCGGTGGTCAGCTGATCAGAAAGGCGTCTACACACTCATCCTTTAGCTCTGACAAGATTAACAACGACATCCTGACAGCAG GGACTGTTTTTGCCCGCTACATCCTGACTGGCTGCTGGAGGAATTTGATTGACACGTTGTCCACGCCCCTGACCGGCCGCATGGCGGGCAGCTCCAAGGGCCTGGCCTTCATCTTAGGAGCAGAGGGGATGAAGGAGCAGAACCAGCGTGAGAGAGACACCATCTGTCTGAGTCTGGACGGCCTGCGGAAGGCCGCCGCCCTTAGCTGCACGTTAG gtgtTGCAGCCAACTGTGCATCTGCTCTGGCCCAGATGGCTGCAGCCTCCTGTGTGCAggatgagaaagaggagagagagataagagaacCTGGAGACGCCATCACTCAAG tgaagCAGCGTGTGGAGCAGCGGCTGGAGCAGATGGGTCTGTCCCAGGGTGTGCGCCTGCACACGGCTCACGTGCTCTGCATGGACGCCATTCTCAACGTTGGCCTGGAGATGGGCAGCCACAACCAGGACTGCTGGCCCCACGTGTTCAG GGTGGTGGAGTACGTCAGCTCTTTGGAACACATGCACTTCAGTGATGGCAGCTCCCAGCCGCCCATAGCCATCACCCAGGCCCAGCAGGCTGTGGACCTGGGGCTGGAGTTCAGCGGTGAGCCCAGCACCGCAGACCTGGAGCTGGGTCTGAGTCAGCCTGTCATCCAGCCCGTCTCCATCCAGGAGCTGCTGAGGGAGAGCAGCAGGTCCAAAGGCTTTGAGCTGCAGGGAAGCAGCCTGCTGACGGGGACCAGTGCGGCCAAGGCTGTGTGTATGCTCTCCACACAGGCGGACAG GCTGTTTGAAGATGCTGCATGCAAACTCAACCTGGTGGGACTGGTGGGGTTCCTGCACCAGTTGAGAAAGGCCTCCCAGTCCCAGCTGTTTGACTCAGTCACGGAAACGGGAGACTACTCCTTAGCCATGCCAG GGGAAGCCAAGTCAACACAGGACCGACGCAGTGCCCTACACCTCTTCAGACTGGGCGAAACCATGCTACGCATTGCCAAGAATAAAAGCCAGCCTCTGTTGCACATGATGAGAGCCTGGAGTGTTGTGGCCCCTCACCTGGTGGAG GCGGCATGTCACAAAGAACGGCACGTATCCCAGAAGGCCGTGTCCTTCATCCATGACGTGCTGTTAGAGGTGCTGACCAGTTGGGCTGAGCTCCCGCACTTCCATGTCAACGAGGCCCTTTTTCGCCCGTTTGAGCACATTATGCAGCTGGAGCTGTGTGATGAGGACGTACAGGATCAG GTGATCACATCCATCGGGGAGCTGGTGGAGATGTGTGCACCTCAGATCCAGTCTGGCTGGAGGCCTCTCTTCAGCGCCCTCAGGACAGTGCACGGAAACAAGAGCGACATGAAGGACTATCTGATGGGGGAATACTCTATGG GGAAATCGCAGGCACCTGTGTTTGATGTCTTTGAAGCCTTTATCAACACGGACAACATTCAGGTGTTTGCCAATGCAGCGACGGATTACATAATGTGCCTTATGAAGTTTGTCAAAGGCTTAG GAGAGGGGGATTATAAAGAGATTGGAGATTGTGTTCATATGAGTGGCTACAGCTCCACTGACCTGTGCCTCCCAGCGCTGGATTATCTGAGGAGATGTTCGCAG TTACTTGCAAATATCTACAAGATGCCTTCAAAGCCCGTGTTTCTTGGTGCACGGCTGGCCAGTCTGCCCACACGGGCACAGGAACGCTCAGCGGGCAGTGATGAGGGCATGGAAAGTGTTTTGGCCGAATTTGACGATGCTACAG gtctgATCCAGGTGTGGACCCTGTTGCTGGAGCAGCTGACTGCGGCCGTGTCAAACTGCCCTCGCCAGCACCAGCCGCCCACACTGGAGCTTCTCTTTGAGCTTCTCAGAGACATCACCAAAGTACCAG GGCCCGGCTTCGCCATCTTCTCTGTGGTCCAGCTCCTCCTCCCTGTCATGTCGCTATGGTTGCAGCGTAGCCATGGTGACCACTCCTACTGGGATGTGGCAGCAGCGAATTTTAAGCATGCCATTGGGTTGTCCTGTGAGCTGGTGGTGGAACATATCCAAAACTTCATTCACTCAG ATATCGGGTATGAGAGTCTAATCAACCTGATGCTGAAGGACCTGCTGAAGCTGCTGGTGGCGTGTGTGGCTGAACCGGCGGAAACCATCTCCAGAGTGGGCTGTTCCTGCATCCG GTATGTGCTGGTGACTGCAGGGCCAGTGTTTACTGAGGAGATGTGGAGACTGGCATGTTCCTCCCTGCAGGAGGCCTTCTCCGCCACGCTGGAACCGGTTAAG AACCTGCTGGCGTGTTTCCACAGCGGCTCGGACAGTTTTACAGGTGACGCCTGTGAAGTGAAGGTGGCCGCACCGTCACACTCAGCTTCTGCGGAGGCCGAGTACTGGAGAATCCGTGCCATGGCACAGCAG GTTTTTATGATGGACACTCAGTGTTCTCCAAAAACACCCAGCAGCAGGGAGGGCTTTGAGCATGCTCAGTCCTGTGTGCTGATTATAGAACTGCCGTCTGATCAGAAGGCCAACGGCCACACCCAGAAAAG GATCCCCTTCAGGACCATTGTGGTCAGTCTACTCTCCCACCAAGTGCTGCTGCAGAACTTGTATGACATTTTACTGGAGGAATTTCGGAGGGGTTCGGGGGGTGGCGAGGGGGAGGACGCAGAGCGTGTCATGCCCGTGGGGGAGGTCAAGCCCATGGGTTTCCTTAACTACATCTCCATGCAGAACCTTGCTATCATCTTCGATTTACTGTTAGATTCGTACCGCACGGCACGAGACTTTGACACACGCCCGGGGCTAAAGTACCTCCTCATGAgggtgtctggtgtgtgtggagctgcCAACCTCTACCGCCAGTCCGCAATGAGCTTCACCATTTACTTCCAG GCTCTGCTGTGTGCCATGCTGAATAACCAGGAGGGTATCACAGTGGAGCAGGTGAAAAAGATCttgagtgaggaagaggaaggtaGCTCAGATTCATCACAGCCTTGCTCATCTGAGGATGAAGATATCTTTGAGGAGACGGCCCAGGTGAGTCCACCGCGGGGCCGGGAGAAGCGGCAGTGGCGTGCGGCTCTCCCGTCTCTCAGCACGCAGCCGGCCAGCGGCATGGACTGGGCCTGGCTCATCAAACGGCTGCACAAGCTCTGCATGGACCTCTGCAACAACTACATCCAGATGCATCTGGACATGGAGAGCGGCGCGGATGAGCCGCCCGCCGCCCTGCTCCGGACGGATCCCCTCTACTTCCTACCCCTCTTCCCCTCCGAAACCTCCACCCCTTCCCCGGGCGGCCCGTCCGCACACGGCACGCCTTTGGAGGACGGGCCGCGCCCGCCGGCCACGGGGAGCCCCTCGGAGGAGGCGCACGGCCCCGGCGCCGACGGCCCGCCCGCGCTCAGAGGAGGCGAGCGGAGGGACCCGGGGCGGAAAAAGGACTGGTGGGAGAGTGCTGGGAACAGGCTGTACACCATCGCCACCGACAGGACCATCTCCAAACTCATGACCCAGTACAAGAAGCGCAAGCAGCATCAGAGCCAGAGTGGCTTTGGAAAGGAGGCCAAGGCCGGGCAGAAGGGGACAGAGACTGGCTCGCTGAGAGGGCTCGGCTCCCCGGCGCCACAGCGGCCCCAGCAGCTGTTAGAGCAGCAGGGGCCCATGCGTCACTCCTTCAGCGCAGGGCCGGAGGTGCTGAGACAGGACAAGAGACCACGCTCGGGCTCTACGGCCAGTTCAAACAATATATCGCTCCGGGACTCGGAGGCACAGATacag GCGTGGACCAACATGGTTCTGACCATACTGAACCAAATCCAGCTCTTACCCGACCAGACGTTCGTAGCTCTCCAGCCGGCCGTCTTCCCCTGTATCAGTCAGCTGACCTGTCACGTCACCGACGCCAGGGTCCGACAGGCACTGCGTGAGTGGCTTGGGCGGGTGGGGCGGGTCTATGACATCACTCTGTGA
- the cox20 gene encoding cytochrome c oxidase assembly protein COX20, mitochondrial, which yields MAEEEQSSKKQSLKLMGILDIQNTPCAREALLHGAGGSVVSGLAYFLATSRVKRSFDAGVAGFILTTLGSWFYCRYNNAKLRVQQRLIQDGIKKKVMYEGTSLDPSRKPRGDDGGSQT from the exons ATGGCTGAGGAAGAGCAGAGTAGCAAGAAACAG TCGCTTAAACTGATGGGGATCCTTGATATTCAAAATACTCCATGTGCTCGCGAGGCGCTTTTGCACGGCGCAGGGGGATCAGTGGTTTCTGGGCTCGCGTACTTTTTAGCGACAA GCAGAGTGAAGAGGTCTTTTGATGCAGGTGTGGCTGGATTTATATTAACAACACTCGGATCGTG GTTTTACTGTAGATACAATAACGCCAAACTCCGGGTGCAACAGCGCCTCATTCAGgatggcattaaaaaaaaagtcatgtatGAAGGCACCAGTCTGGATCCGTCCCGGAAACCGCGGGGAGATGACGGCGGCTCACAGACATGA
- the lhb gene encoding lutropin subunit beta, whose translation MSAVSVCVFLLSLSLSHLLSSGAVSALQPCEPVNETVSVEKEGCPKCLVFQTSICSGHCLTKEPVYKSPFSTVYQHVCTYRDVRYETLRLPDCPPGVDPHVTFPVALSCDCSLCTMDTSDCTIESLKPDFCISQRALLHDS comes from the exons ATGTCAGCTGTTTccgtctgtgtgtttctcctctccCTGAGCCTGTCCCACCTGCTCAGCTCAGGGGCGGTGTCTGCTCTGCAGCCCTGTGAGCCCGTTAATGAGACTGTGTCCGTGGAGAAAGAGGGCTGCCCTAAATGTCTCGTGTTCCAAACATCCATCTGCAGTGGCCACTGCCTGACTAAG gagcCTGTGTATAAAAGCCCATTCTCCACCGTTTACCAGCATGTGTGTACGTATCGGGACGTCCGATACGAGACCCTTCGCCTGCCTGACTGCCCCCCCGGGGTGGATCCTCATGTGACCTTCCCTGTTGCCCTGAGCTGTGACTGCAGCTTATGCACCATGGACACATCTGACTGCACCATCGAGAGCCTAAAGCCAGACTTCTGCATCTCTCAGAGAGCTCTCCTCCATGACTCCTGA